The Terriglobales bacterium genome includes the window TAAGCATTTTGCTCGACCGAAACTGCGATAAAGAAAGGAGGTCGGCTTCTAACGCGAGGGACTCCCGGACGATCTCGCAGACTGGGTGATTCACCAGCGGAGCCAAAAAACTAACGACACATATCAGCCAACCGCAGCAAAACTCCACGCTCCTGTAGTCAGGGGCTTAGCAGCTTAGTAGCTCAGCAGCTTAGAAGCTCGTTGGAGGGAGTTTGATGAACGTCGAGTACACCGGAAGGCAGTATGAAATCACTCCCGCAGTGCGCAAGCAGGTGGAACACGGCTTGGGCAAACTCGAAAAACTCTTTGGCAGCACCTTCGACTCGCATGTAATTCTCACCCTGGAAAAACACCGCAACATCGCGGAAATCACCATCAACATTCGCAATCATCCGATCGTCGGCGTAGCCGAGGCGACCGAAATGTCCGCGGCCGTTGGCGAAGCGCTCGACAAAATCGATCGCCAGGCAGTGAAGTACAAGAGCCGCTGGCGGACCAAGAAGCGCCAGGTTCGCAAAGAAGAGTGGCCCAAACAAGTGGCCAAACAGGAAGCACAGCACATGGCCGTAGGCGCTAACCCAGCGACTGCTGTGCCTGTTGTTGTCCATTCCTTCCCGGCGATTGCGCGTCTAACGGAAACACACGTGGCAAAGTCAGCTGATTCGGTCGCGTTGCGTCCCATGACAATTGAAGAAGCGGTGAAAGAGGCCGAGTTCCGCGACCGCGATGTGTTTGTCTTCCGCGATCCCGATGGTCGCGTGAAAGTGTTGCATCGGAAAAAAGACGGCAAAATGGAGCTGATTGAAGCGCCGTAAGCTGCTGCTAACATCATCTTAATGGCGATCGCTTCTAAACAGGTGCAAGATGCTGATGCGCAGAAGACTCCGCGTCGGCGTCTGGCGCCGCGCGGAGGCAAGTTCAAGCGCGGTCCGACCGAGTTAGTGATCATTACCGGCATGAGCGGCTCGGGCAAGGGATCCGTTCTCAAAGCCTTCGAAGATCTCGGCTATTACTGCGTCGATAACCTTCCTCTCGAACTGATTCCACGTTTCGCAGATTTAGCACGGCAATCCCCGGAAATTGAGCGTACCGCTCTGGTCGTCGACATTCGCGAAGGGCAGACGCTCACTCGACTGCCGCAGATTCTGAAGCAAGTAAAAAGGACCATCAACACGCAAGTCGTCTTCCTTGAAGCCTCAGACGAATCACTGGTGCGACGCTTCAGCGAGACGCGACGACCCCATCCGCTGGGCAAGAGTTCTTCCGTTGCATCGGCGATCAGCTCGGAGCGCGAAAAGCTCGATTTCGTTCGCAACCTGGCTGACGTGATCATCGACACCTCCAAGTTCAACGTCCACGAGCTGCGCTCTCATATCCTCGAAAAGTTTCAAGATGGGAAAAGCGGCACTCACAGCATTCTCGTCTCGTGCGTGAGCTTCGGATTCAAGAACGGCGTGCCTAGCGATTCCGATTTGGTATTCGACGTTCGCTTCCTGCCGAATCCTCACTTCGTGCCAGAGTTCCGTCCTCTTACCGGCAAACATCCCAAAGTCGCAGCGTACATCCGCCAGTTTCCTCAGACGAAAGAGTTCATCGATCGCATCTCGGAATTGCTGATCTATCTCATGCCGCATTACATCCGAGAAGGGAAGAGCTACCTGACTATTGCGTTCGGATGCACCGGTGGGCAGCACCGTTCGGTCATGATCGCCGAAGATGTCGCGAAGCGGCTAAAGAAAGCTGGATACAACGTGAAGGCGCAGCATCGCGACAGTCCTAAGTAACGCCTGTTTAATTCAGAAACATCGTCCGATACAGCGTGTCACGCTGCACCGGCTTAAATCCTGCGTCGCGAATAATGTGACGCAGCTCTTCTTCCGTCGTGCAGTTGGAGGTGCCGGCAGCGCGCACTACGTTCTCTTCCAGCATCACTGACCCAACATCATTTCCGCCGAAACGCAATCCCATCTGTAGGACTTTCAAGCCTTGTGTCACCCAGCTCGCCTGGACATTTTCGATATTGTCGAGGAAGAGGCGGGAAATCGCCAATAGTTTCAAGTACTCGACTGACGTCGCCTCATCCCATTTTCGTCCGCCAAGCGCGGTGTTCTTGGGTTGAAAGCTCCACGGGATGAATGCGGTAAATCCGCCGGTTTCCTGTTGCAGATCGTAGATCACCTGGAAATGGTTAATACGCTGCTCGAACGTCTCACCGACGCCGAACATCATCGTGGCAGTGGTTCGCATTCCGAGCTGATGAGCAGT containing:
- the raiA gene encoding ribosome-associated translation inhibitor RaiA → MNVEYTGRQYEITPAVRKQVEHGLGKLEKLFGSTFDSHVILTLEKHRNIAEITINIRNHPIVGVAEATEMSAAVGEALDKIDRQAVKYKSRWRTKKRQVRKEEWPKQVAKQEAQHMAVGANPATAVPVVVHSFPAIARLTETHVAKSADSVALRPMTIEEAVKEAEFRDRDVFVFRDPDGRVKVLHRKKDGKMELIEAP
- the rapZ gene encoding RNase adapter RapZ; protein product: MAIASKQVQDADAQKTPRRRLAPRGGKFKRGPTELVIITGMSGSGKGSVLKAFEDLGYYCVDNLPLELIPRFADLARQSPEIERTALVVDIREGQTLTRLPQILKQVKRTINTQVVFLEASDESLVRRFSETRRPHPLGKSSSVASAISSEREKLDFVRNLADVIIDTSKFNVHELRSHILEKFQDGKSGTHSILVSCVSFGFKNGVPSDSDLVFDVRFLPNPHFVPEFRPLTGKHPKVAAYIRQFPQTKEFIDRISELLIYLMPHYIREGKSYLTIAFGCTGGQHRSVMIAEDVAKRLKKAGYNVKAQHRDSPK